One window of Pectobacterium carotovorum genomic DNA carries:
- a CDS encoding TetR/AcrR family transcriptional regulator, with amino-acid sequence MTMVAAFEEFIENGYVATRVEDIAKRLGITKGTIYLYCPNKDVLFESMICHISSPFSELINQVDAQEVSYEKRVSKMLLAYEKIARDRKVREMIRLCLSEGKRFPHIVNILSTEFITPLMHAIKVLVLEGVRLGEFRQGPAADLPDVLVSSVIHLIVTDLLLPGKRPFDEKAFIDAHLDLISHGLSAS; translated from the coding sequence TTGACAATGGTTGCAGCCTTTGAGGAATTTATTGAGAACGGTTACGTAGCAACCCGAGTTGAAGATATAGCCAAACGCCTTGGTATTACAAAAGGTACGATATACCTGTATTGTCCCAACAAGGATGTACTCTTCGAATCAATGATATGCCATATATCTTCACCGTTCTCAGAGCTTATAAATCAGGTAGATGCTCAGGAAGTATCATATGAAAAGAGGGTGAGTAAGATGCTGCTGGCCTATGAAAAAATAGCCAGAGACAGAAAAGTTCGCGAAATGATCCGGTTATGCCTTTCTGAGGGTAAGCGCTTCCCTCACATCGTTAACATACTGAGTACCGAGTTCATTACTCCTTTAATGCACGCCATCAAGGTGCTGGTGCTGGAAGGGGTTCGGTTGGGTGAGTTCCGGCAAGGGCCTGCCGCCGATTTACCCGATGTTCTGGTGAGTTCCGTGATTCATCTCATCGTGACAGATCTTTTGCTTCCAGGGAAAAGACCGTTCGATGAAAAAGCCTTTATTGACGCACATTTGGATCTTATCTCACATGGATTAAGTGCATCATGA
- a CDS encoding TonB family protein — translation MSRENLQEALLGANRTGRSVLLGSHPFAHSSPTAALTADVPNWRSLAFFVLSCVAHAALALFFLLHSSPKESIEDMAGNAGGSIQVTMMAAAMTQQADSSPPTAESSDPPVVATQTVSLEQPISPPLPEHPNPVIKQPVIERKPVTPVAEKKPPVREKKQPEKKPESKPKEQQQQATQQQTEKKSESPVATNQTGDAPSPMQASAGMPGSAATAKAGESDSGQATRGAGKSNSQNFRALHRRVNYPSRAKALGVEGKVRVKFDITGSGTVTNVQILSETPDGVFGDDVMKDMARWRYRTEAPVDNQVVSIVFKLNGHIQVDD, via the coding sequence GTGAGTCGTGAAAATCTTCAGGAGGCTTTGCTGGGTGCGAACCGCACTGGCCGCAGCGTATTGCTGGGCTCTCATCCTTTTGCTCATTCCTCTCCAACCGCAGCGCTGACCGCCGATGTGCCTAACTGGCGTTCGCTGGCATTCTTTGTTTTGTCCTGCGTAGCGCATGCGGCGCTGGCGCTTTTCTTTCTATTGCACTCTTCCCCGAAAGAGAGCATTGAAGACATGGCGGGAAATGCAGGCGGAAGCATTCAGGTCACGATGATGGCTGCGGCAATGACGCAGCAGGCTGACTCATCCCCTCCTACCGCAGAATCTTCCGATCCTCCCGTTGTGGCGACGCAAACCGTTTCTTTAGAACAACCTATCTCGCCTCCGTTACCAGAACACCCCAACCCGGTTATTAAACAACCCGTCATTGAGCGCAAGCCCGTCACGCCTGTCGCGGAAAAGAAGCCGCCTGTGCGTGAGAAGAAGCAGCCTGAAAAGAAGCCTGAGAGCAAACCAAAAGAACAACAGCAGCAGGCTACGCAGCAGCAGACAGAAAAAAAGAGCGAGTCTCCCGTAGCGACAAATCAGACCGGTGATGCACCTTCACCGATGCAAGCTTCTGCTGGCATGCCGGGCAGTGCGGCAACGGCCAAGGCAGGAGAAAGCGATAGCGGTCAGGCAACTCGCGGTGCAGGGAAAAGCAACAGTCAAAATTTCAGAGCACTGCATCGCCGCGTGAATTATCCCTCTCGGGCAAAAGCGCTGGGTGTGGAAGGAAAGGTGCGCGTCAAATTCGATATTACCGGTAGCGGTACGGTTACTAACGTACAGATTCTGTCTGAAACGCCAGACGGCGTATTTGGCGATGACGTGATGAAAGACATGGCGCGCTGGCGCTATCGGACGGAGGCGCCGGTTGATAATCAGGTCGTTTCCATCGTTTTCAAACTGAATGGTCATATTCAGGTTGATGATTAG
- a CDS encoding helix-turn-helix domain-containing protein, translating to MYHENIVNELLEWIELHLDDSLSLQLLSEKSGYSKWYLQRLFKKHTGQALATYIRKRRMAMAANDLRESTDSILNITIKYQFGSQATFTRVFKRYFNVTPAVYRRLGNISESKFQPTLFIKKSIHLLSDDMKNKIPLAMLNNLMSN from the coding sequence ATGTACCATGAAAACATTGTGAATGAGTTACTGGAATGGATTGAACTGCATTTGGATGATTCTTTAAGCTTACAGCTTCTCTCTGAAAAGTCTGGTTATAGTAAATGGTATTTACAACGCCTATTCAAGAAACACACAGGACAGGCTTTGGCAACCTATATAAGAAAAAGACGTATGGCGATGGCGGCTAATGATCTCCGTGAATCGACGGATTCAATTCTTAATATTACAATTAAGTATCAATTTGGTAGCCAGGCAACATTCACTCGTGTATTTAAACGATACTTTAATGTTACACCCGCTGTTTATCGAAGGTTGGGTAATATCTCAGAAAGTAAATTTCAGCCTACTCTTTTTATAAAAAAAAGTATTCATTTATTATCTGATGATATGAAAAATAAAATCCCTTTAGCTATGTTAAATAATTTAATGAGCAACTAA
- a CDS encoding HAMP domain-containing histidine kinase: MLDDKNRWNFIDYLARSLSFRLWLTSVAVLTVSLSIITSLVLYAFNRFPLEMWQMDDNFQTAVSVSSGLQYDKEGQPVSIIVDDQTGWLFEIASTEIMYRVLDSNGQIILSSEKDTHDSWGVKKLDESVGIHQQIILDNRYFDLFTTKAHHGNNVFYVQTITSNTFGKRAVDIKLENLPNAVCITILIAIIGFGVMFPFTIRLILRPLSAASNAAMLITPTNLITRLYENDIPSEIKPLIVAFNDTLERLEKGFIAQQEFLGCAAHELKTPLTLLRGQIELQSDIKNKDFLFREIDLMARQVHQLLHLAEVSETQNYTYENVDRIGIVHDVIKYLALKADHHQVKLCVEAPHMLPFIQADKSALFILLKNIIENAINASPDHSTVTIKINALSMHIQDNGSGILSEDIPFLFDRFWRVPNAKHGGTGLGLAICKEIVQAHKWRISVNSNYHITEFVIYF; encoded by the coding sequence ATGCTTGATGATAAAAACCGGTGGAATTTTATTGACTATCTTGCCCGTAGTTTATCTTTTAGGTTATGGCTTACAAGTGTTGCTGTATTAACGGTCAGCCTGAGCATTATAACAAGCTTGGTTCTTTATGCCTTCAATCGCTTTCCTTTAGAAATGTGGCAAATGGATGATAACTTCCAAACTGCTGTTAGTGTTTCTTCTGGTCTGCAGTATGACAAAGAGGGGCAGCCTGTCTCTATAATTGTTGACGATCAGACAGGGTGGCTGTTCGAGATCGCATCAACTGAAATTATGTATCGCGTACTTGATTCTAATGGTCAGATAATACTTTCTTCAGAAAAAGATACTCATGACTCTTGGGGAGTCAAAAAATTAGATGAGTCTGTTGGCATTCATCAACAAATAATTTTAGATAACCGTTATTTCGATTTATTTACTACAAAAGCACACCATGGCAATAACGTTTTTTATGTTCAAACAATTACTAGCAATACCTTCGGTAAACGGGCGGTGGATATAAAATTAGAAAATCTTCCAAATGCTGTTTGCATTACAATATTAATTGCTATTATTGGTTTTGGTGTGATGTTTCCTTTTACAATTCGTTTAATTTTACGCCCATTGAGCGCAGCATCAAATGCTGCCATGCTGATTACGCCAACGAATTTGATAACGCGATTATATGAAAATGATATACCAAGTGAAATCAAACCGCTTATTGTAGCATTTAATGACACGTTGGAAAGACTGGAGAAAGGATTTATCGCTCAACAGGAGTTTCTCGGTTGTGCTGCTCATGAATTAAAAACGCCTCTGACGCTATTAAGAGGTCAGATAGAATTGCAGTCTGACATTAAAAATAAAGACTTTTTATTTCGAGAGATTGATCTAATGGCAAGGCAAGTTCATCAACTTCTTCATTTGGCAGAAGTGAGTGAGACGCAAAATTACACTTATGAAAATGTAGACAGAATAGGAATAGTTCATGATGTCATTAAGTATTTAGCGCTTAAAGCAGATCATCATCAGGTTAAACTGTGCGTTGAAGCACCACACATGTTACCCTTTATTCAGGCCGATAAAAGTGCATTGTTTATTTTATTAAAAAACATTATTGAGAATGCTATTAACGCTTCACCTGATCATAGTACTGTTACCATAAAAATAAACGCATTGTCTATGCATATTCAAGATAACGGGTCGGGTATTCTTTCGGAGGATATCCCTTTTCTGTTTGACAGATTTTGGCGTGTTCCCAATGCCAAACATGGTGGAACGGGATTAGGCCTTGCTATTTGTAAAGAAATTGTCCAAGCACATAAATGGCGAATTTCCGTAAATAGCAATTATCACATTACCGAGTTTGTCATCTATTTTTGA
- a CDS encoding MipA/OmpV family protein, translating into MKKHLWHRVPAGLLLTSTFLYSGLAYSVENNNTTSTEGDGFTLLSGVPNENNWGLGVGLGFEKKPYTGADSNLSPFPLVYFDNKWIALFGNRIDLKIGKWENIKISLHGQYAFDDGYKESDAPILYGMQKRGGGFWVGPAAEWNTDFGTVSAKYLFAGNKGQKASLGFDREFEYGSFTFTPHTEIEWFNNKYVGYYYGVRPSEVQPGRDIYSGRSTYKISAGLRTNYSITPSQSVSLDATLSRLGSGISDSPLVDKTTIPQVTLGYFYRF; encoded by the coding sequence ATGAAAAAACATCTCTGGCACAGAGTTCCTGCGGGACTACTTCTGACATCAACTTTTTTATATTCTGGTTTAGCTTACTCTGTTGAGAATAATAACACCACCTCCACGGAGGGAGACGGATTTACCTTATTAAGTGGTGTGCCAAATGAAAATAACTGGGGTTTAGGTGTAGGTCTAGGGTTTGAAAAAAAACCTTACACAGGAGCGGATTCAAACCTCTCTCCTTTTCCTCTCGTTTATTTTGATAATAAATGGATAGCGCTATTTGGCAATCGTATCGACCTAAAAATAGGGAAATGGGAAAACATAAAAATCTCATTACACGGACAATACGCATTCGATGATGGCTATAAAGAGTCTGATGCTCCCATTCTTTACGGTATGCAAAAGCGCGGCGGTGGTTTTTGGGTTGGGCCAGCCGCCGAATGGAATACTGATTTTGGTACCGTTTCCGCTAAATATTTATTCGCCGGAAATAAAGGTCAAAAAGCGTCTCTGGGGTTTGATAGAGAATTTGAATACGGTAGTTTCACCTTCACTCCCCATACTGAAATAGAATGGTTTAATAATAAATATGTGGGGTATTACTATGGTGTTAGACCTTCGGAAGTTCAGCCAGGACGAGATATTTATAGTGGTAGATCAACATACAAAATATCTGCAGGATTACGAACTAACTATTCAATTACGCCAAGCCAAAGTGTAAGTCTTGATGCCACGCTATCGCGTTTAGGCAGCGGAATTTCAGACAGCCCATTAGTCGATAAAACGACGATTCCACAGGTAACATTGGGCTACTTCTATCGTTTTTAA
- a CDS encoding TetR/AcrR family transcriptional regulator, translated as MARSSSITRPRKLPVQERSRLTVDAIIQASAYILNESGWEGLTTNSIAERAGVNISSLYQFFPNKEAIINELQRRHALEIHSDLHNTLKLFREKSSLREALTLVIEMVVNKHRVAPAVHKAVTEEIPLTVRRVLEDDEEELSKMFLDALKPFMKNVPDPEFAIYIVGIVTHAVIHRITVERPQLLEVPLLVTELVTLFEYYLCRTNRVD; from the coding sequence ATGGCTCGTAGCTCAAGCATCACCAGACCAAGAAAACTGCCGGTTCAGGAACGCTCTCGATTAACTGTCGATGCGATAATTCAAGCCTCTGCTTACATTTTGAACGAATCTGGTTGGGAGGGACTGACTACTAATTCTATTGCTGAGCGTGCAGGGGTGAACATCAGCTCGCTCTATCAATTCTTCCCTAATAAGGAAGCCATTATTAATGAATTACAACGCCGACACGCACTAGAAATACATTCTGATCTGCATAACACATTGAAACTTTTTCGAGAAAAATCATCACTCAGGGAAGCCCTGACGCTCGTCATCGAGATGGTGGTCAACAAACACCGAGTTGCACCTGCTGTCCACAAGGCGGTAACTGAAGAAATCCCTCTCACGGTTCGTCGCGTGTTAGAGGATGACGAAGAAGAACTAAGTAAGATGTTTCTTGATGCGCTAAAACCTTTTATGAAAAACGTACCTGACCCAGAATTTGCAATTTATATTGTGGGTATCGTCACGCACGCCGTTATCCATCGCATCACGGTAGAGCGTCCGCAGCTATTAGAGGTTCCATTGCTTGTGACAGAGCTTGTCACGCTATTTGAATATTATTTATGTCGCACTAATCGTGTTGATTAG
- a CDS encoding nitroreductase family protein codes for MNEQDNSQLWADFQTANRERRAIREFDSTSVSDDLIKALLTEATFAPSSGNLQPYQFHWVKNAELKSQVALACNGQKAARSAAALIIVVASPDIGRHTAEKQLAYVEASASLQPKSKDYYRKQIGKFERILKLGAYACWTPLLNIASIFQPALSLLPVGHMGSRHWAARNSIFAAQTLMLGAAAKGLDSCPMEGFSATKLSQLLGLKRGTVIPVVIALGYRATDARIEEKWRRPLTDIVVEH; via the coding sequence ATGAACGAACAAGATAACTCACAATTGTGGGCGGATTTCCAAACTGCTAACCGTGAACGCAGAGCTATCAGAGAATTCGATAGTACTTCGGTTTCTGATGACCTTATTAAGGCGCTACTGACTGAAGCTACCTTCGCGCCCTCAAGCGGGAATCTTCAACCCTACCAATTTCACTGGGTGAAAAATGCGGAGTTAAAATCTCAGGTCGCTCTTGCCTGTAACGGACAAAAAGCAGCAAGGTCAGCCGCAGCGCTAATTATTGTTGTAGCGAGTCCTGATATTGGCCGGCACACGGCAGAAAAACAGCTTGCCTATGTTGAAGCTTCAGCATCGCTACAACCCAAATCAAAAGATTACTATCGAAAACAAATTGGTAAATTTGAGCGGATATTGAAGTTAGGCGCTTATGCATGTTGGACGCCATTGCTCAATATAGCGTCAATATTTCAGCCTGCTTTGTCATTGCTTCCGGTTGGACATATGGGGAGCCGCCATTGGGCTGCGCGAAATTCAATCTTTGCTGCACAAACGCTGATGCTTGGTGCCGCGGCAAAAGGCCTAGACTCGTGCCCGATGGAAGGATTTTCCGCAACTAAACTCTCCCAGCTTCTTGGGCTAAAGCGTGGGACCGTTATTCCGGTAGTCATTGCGCTTGGATACCGTGCAACCGATGCCAGGATTGAAGAAAAATGGCGTAGACCACTGACGGATATTGTTGTGGAACATTAA
- a CDS encoding response regulator transcription factor, with translation MPRVALIEDNSRLAGMICQALSGSGIQTDCFYKLSHARYGLTQASYEVVIIDRGLPDGDGLSFLRDFRATGQMTPCLILTARDALHDRIDGLESGADDYVTKPFAMSELVARVRTLMRRPVETSPLIQTFADMMLDPQEQVLRCGTKSVPLAPTELQIILTLLKAKEQTVRHATLEHAAWGLSGAVTSNALEVTVHRLRKKMACVEVNAQIVNIRGIGFALKRRVQ, from the coding sequence ATGCCGCGAGTTGCACTGATTGAGGATAACTCCCGTCTGGCTGGAATGATTTGCCAAGCATTATCAGGCTCAGGAATACAAACAGACTGTTTCTATAAACTTTCGCACGCGCGGTATGGTCTCACTCAGGCGAGCTACGAGGTCGTTATTATTGATCGGGGCTTACCTGATGGGGATGGTCTGAGCTTTTTAAGAGATTTTCGGGCAACAGGACAAATGACGCCTTGTCTGATACTGACCGCTCGTGATGCATTACATGACCGTATTGATGGCCTCGAAAGTGGTGCAGATGATTATGTCACCAAACCTTTTGCGATGAGTGAACTTGTCGCACGCGTCCGTACTCTGATGAGACGTCCTGTAGAAACGTCCCCCCTGATTCAAACCTTTGCTGACATGATGCTTGACCCACAAGAACAAGTACTACGTTGCGGTACAAAGTCGGTGCCTTTGGCACCGACAGAATTGCAAATCATACTGACGTTGTTGAAAGCAAAGGAACAGACTGTGCGCCATGCGACGCTAGAACATGCGGCCTGGGGATTATCAGGAGCCGTTACTTCGAATGCGCTTGAAGTAACGGTCCATCGTTTGCGCAAGAAGATGGCCTGTGTGGAGGTGAATGCGCAAATCGTTAATATTCGAGGCATTGGATTTGCTTTGAAAAGAAGAGTGCAATAA
- a CDS encoding efflux RND transporter permease subunit codes for MNSSKAATIVKDLSDKVSAFQKTLPSGYSVQVGGSVEESAKSQEPISRVVPVMLFVMATLLMIQLQSFSKLFLVFSIAPLALIGVVSALLLSNTPLGFVALLGVLALTGILIRNSVILIVQIEELRRTGMSPWKAVVEATEHRMRPIMLTAAAATLGLIPISREIFWGPMSYAMMGGIIVGTLLTLLFLPALYYYLVQDPRGFMTAILIE; via the coding sequence ATAAATTCCTCAAAGGCTGCAACCATTGTCAAAGATCTCTCAGATAAGGTCTCTGCTTTTCAGAAGACATTACCATCAGGATATTCCGTCCAGGTGGGAGGTTCTGTTGAGGAGTCGGCTAAGTCTCAGGAGCCTATTTCAAGGGTCGTTCCTGTAATGCTTTTCGTTATGGCAACACTATTAATGATTCAGCTTCAGAGTTTTTCTAAGCTGTTCCTGGTGTTTTCAATTGCTCCACTGGCTCTTATCGGCGTGGTTTCCGCCTTGCTGTTAAGTAATACCCCTCTAGGGTTCGTCGCCTTGTTGGGGGTACTGGCGCTGACGGGGATTCTTATTCGTAATTCTGTCATTCTTATCGTTCAGATAGAGGAGCTTCGAAGAACAGGCATGTCCCCTTGGAAAGCCGTTGTGGAAGCAACAGAACACCGAATGAGGCCAATAATGTTAACAGCGGCGGCAGCAACACTGGGGCTAATACCAATTTCGCGTGAAATTTTTTGGGGACCGATGTCCTATGCAATGATGGGGGGAATTATTGTTGGGACTTTACTTACCTTACTCTTTTTACCGGCCCTCTATTATTACCTGGTTCAGGATCCGAGAGGATTCATGACTGCGATATTGATTGAATAA
- a CDS encoding TonB-dependent receptor: MNKNVYLMMILSLLSGPALAQQNDTSADENQQKNKAETEEEQQGDSSSENREDTILVRSTPTSQSMGTQILNAEQIKKMPTGNGSVTELLKNNPNVQFANTASTSTAPGELAPENVSFHGEKFYNNNFMIDGLSNNNNINPGANKGVLDGDPDGYSPIDLPAGGTQSFWINSELIESLEVFDSNISAKYGDFTGGVVDARLMDPKLAQASGKVSYRTSRDSWTRYHVDSNISDEFYSGTNLYYQPKFKKQFYSATFNQPLSDKAGFIFAYNRQQSDIPYYHDYLGIWDDQERISETYLLKGTYLADNGDIVRMTGMYSPHESKYYKKNIKNGAFTNTGGGYRFNMEWEHNANWGKMTSLAGYQFDQNKIEHESNEYISWVYDTPSLGFTSPSLDWQTTSRTSQIGGYGSFATEKNTTTFKQDYELNPAFLLGMTHQLDFGWQADFANAQYRRFQDAYSASVASNATYVNPNVVCLPGDSMCIPGEQFAGTRTLFPARSVQVSYSRYAAYLQDSMNYGRLEVTPGVRVTYDDFLENLDVAPRFAASYDVFGDRSTRLFGGANRYYAANMLSYKLRQGIGTSTVQRRTSSTAPWTSNPERTGTNYTVSDLKTPYSDEMTLGLSQRVMNTVWTAKWVNRQGKDQFGRETIANNGASYRVMNNAGRTEGNSLSLEVEPISPHRFSFAEVNWKFGAFISKNKANSIAYYDDSDSDEVRVIVDNKLMYKGDMDAMDFNTPWNAFLNVDTYFPAIRLNWGQRVGYTSGYKGYSTGSLMTVCPGGSPACNADPSFSGSVTEYVSTQYDDFISYDWRFSYSQPVYKTQTLDITLDVLNVLDNVVETNKKVGAGTSIVTYKPGRQFWLGVAYTW; the protein is encoded by the coding sequence ATGAATAAAAACGTCTATTTAATGATGATTTTGTCATTATTATCAGGGCCTGCGCTCGCACAGCAAAACGACACTTCTGCCGATGAAAATCAGCAGAAAAACAAGGCAGAAACCGAAGAAGAACAGCAGGGTGATTCCTCTTCGGAGAATAGAGAAGATACGATTTTAGTCCGCTCAACCCCGACCAGCCAATCGATGGGAACGCAGATTCTTAATGCTGAACAGATTAAAAAGATGCCGACCGGGAACGGGTCGGTAACCGAGTTATTAAAGAATAACCCGAATGTCCAGTTCGCAAATACAGCAAGTACCAGTACTGCGCCGGGGGAATTAGCTCCAGAAAACGTCTCGTTTCACGGCGAGAAATTTTACAACAATAATTTTATGATCGATGGGTTATCGAATAATAACAATATTAACCCCGGTGCTAATAAGGGCGTGTTAGATGGTGACCCAGATGGTTACAGCCCGATTGATTTACCTGCGGGTGGCACACAGTCATTCTGGATTAACTCTGAGCTGATTGAATCGCTAGAAGTGTTCGACAGCAACATCTCCGCTAAGTACGGTGATTTTACCGGCGGCGTGGTAGATGCCAGGCTGATGGACCCCAAGTTGGCTCAAGCCTCCGGCAAAGTTTCTTATCGTACCTCTCGTGATAGTTGGACCCGTTACCACGTTGATTCTAATATCAGTGATGAATTCTACTCTGGCACTAACCTCTACTACCAACCGAAATTTAAGAAGCAATTCTATTCGGCTACCTTTAACCAGCCATTAAGCGACAAGGCTGGCTTTATTTTTGCCTATAATCGCCAGCAGTCGGATATTCCCTATTATCATGACTATCTGGGTATATGGGACGATCAGGAGCGGATCAGTGAAACCTATCTGCTAAAAGGCACTTATCTGGCGGATAACGGCGATATTGTCCGCATGACGGGCATGTATTCCCCGCACGAATCTAAATATTATAAAAAGAATATCAAGAACGGCGCATTTACCAATACCGGTGGTGGCTATCGCTTCAATATGGAGTGGGAGCATAATGCTAACTGGGGGAAGATGACCAGTTTGGCGGGGTATCAGTTTGATCAAAACAAAATCGAACATGAATCTAATGAATATATTAGTTGGGTCTATGATACTCCATCATTAGGTTTTACTTCCCCATCACTTGATTGGCAAACGACAAGCAGAACATCACAGATTGGCGGTTATGGGTCATTTGCCACAGAAAAAAATACCACCACCTTCAAGCAAGACTATGAGTTAAATCCAGCCTTCTTGCTGGGGATGACTCATCAGCTTGATTTCGGCTGGCAAGCTGATTTTGCGAATGCACAGTATCGTCGTTTTCAGGATGCCTATTCAGCCAGCGTTGCATCGAATGCTACCTATGTTAATCCCAACGTTGTGTGCTTACCCGGAGATTCAATGTGTATTCCTGGTGAGCAATTTGCAGGCACCCGTACACTCTTTCCCGCTCGTTCTGTGCAAGTCAGCTATAGTCGTTATGCTGCCTATCTGCAAGACAGCATGAATTATGGGCGCTTGGAAGTAACCCCTGGGGTGCGCGTTACATACGATGATTTCCTGGAAAATCTGGATGTTGCACCTCGTTTCGCCGCTTCTTATGATGTCTTCGGCGATCGTTCGACTCGCTTGTTTGGCGGGGCCAACCGCTATTATGCAGCGAATATGCTGTCATATAAGCTACGCCAAGGGATCGGTACGAGTACTGTGCAAAGGCGAACCTCCTCTACTGCTCCGTGGACCTCTAACCCAGAAAGAACCGGCACTAATTACACTGTATCTGATTTAAAAACGCCTTACAGCGATGAAATGACGCTAGGGCTATCTCAACGCGTCATGAATACCGTATGGACTGCCAAATGGGTTAATCGTCAGGGGAAAGATCAGTTTGGTCGTGAAACGATTGCTAATAATGGTGCAAGCTACCGTGTGATGAATAATGCAGGTCGTACAGAAGGGAATTCATTGTCTCTAGAAGTAGAACCCATCAGTCCTCATCGTTTTAGCTTCGCTGAAGTAAATTGGAAATTTGGTGCTTTTATCTCTAAAAATAAAGCTAATTCAATTGCTTACTATGATGATAGTGATTCGGATGAAGTTCGAGTTATCGTTGACAATAAGCTGATGTATAAGGGCGACATGGATGCGATGGACTTCAATACGCCTTGGAATGCCTTCCTGAATGTGGATACCTACTTCCCAGCGATACGCCTCAACTGGGGGCAGCGCGTGGGCTATACCTCCGGCTATAAGGGGTATAGCACGGGGTCATTAATGACTGTTTGCCCTGGTGGGAGTCCTGCGTGCAACGCCGATCCTAGCTTCTCAGGGAGTGTGACTGAATACGTTTCAACTCAATACGACGACTTTATTTCCTACGACTGGCGTTTTTCTTACTCGCAGCCAGTCTACAAAACTCAGACGCTGGATATTACCCTGGATGTGCTGAACGTTTTGGATAATGTAGTGGAAACGAATAAAAAAGTTGGCGCGGGGACTTCCATTGTCACCTACAAACCCGGCCGCCAGTTCTGGCTTGGCGTCGCTTACACCTGGTAA
- a CDS encoding efflux RND transporter periplasmic adaptor subunit has product MKRSHQIVSISTFIVVVIVTVLMSTANTAQQPADNTKITVAKPNLSVKVITPQLALLPINITANGNITAWQEANIGNETDGLRLSEVLVNVGDTVQRGQLLASFASHTVNAELLQSQAAVAEADALLAEALLNVKRATVLQATGALPAQQIQQYITAEKTAKARLKSAQANAEIQHLRLKQTQVLAPDNGIISARSATVGAVLPVGQELFRLIRGGRLEWRAEVSAESLAKLKPGQLVYVTPVGGKTLQGSLRMVAPMVDTQTRNGLVYVDLPVDDTARAGTFARGRFELGTTEVITLPHSAVLQRDGHSYVMCVGPDSRIIQTKIGTGQRTATHVEITRGLGLTDSVVATGGGFLGEGDLVQIIENQIPAKHSSSVSGSGTQPYVVM; this is encoded by the coding sequence GTGAAAAGATCACACCAGATTGTCTCTATTTCTACATTCATCGTAGTGGTAATTGTTACCGTTCTTATGAGCACGGCGAATACAGCTCAACAACCCGCTGATAACACGAAGATAACTGTGGCTAAGCCCAACTTGTCAGTGAAGGTAATCACTCCGCAACTCGCGCTATTGCCCATCAACATCACTGCAAATGGCAATATTACCGCTTGGCAGGAAGCCAATATTGGTAATGAAACAGATGGCTTAAGGCTGTCAGAGGTGCTGGTTAATGTTGGCGATACTGTGCAACGTGGTCAACTGCTTGCCAGCTTTGCATCACATACCGTTAACGCTGAGCTTTTGCAAAGTCAGGCTGCCGTGGCTGAAGCAGATGCGCTACTGGCAGAAGCCCTATTAAACGTAAAACGCGCGACTGTACTGCAAGCGACTGGCGCTCTGCCTGCACAGCAAATTCAGCAATACATCACTGCGGAAAAAACAGCAAAGGCGCGGCTTAAGTCGGCACAAGCGAATGCGGAAATCCAACATTTACGCCTCAAACAAACCCAGGTACTCGCCCCAGACAATGGCATTATTTCAGCGAGAAGCGCCACTGTTGGTGCCGTGCTGCCCGTGGGGCAGGAGTTGTTTCGATTGATCAGGGGAGGCAGGCTTGAATGGCGAGCAGAGGTATCCGCAGAGAGCCTGGCCAAACTTAAGCCGGGTCAATTGGTATACGTAACGCCTGTCGGAGGCAAAACCTTGCAAGGTTCACTACGGATGGTGGCACCAATGGTTGATACACAAACCCGCAACGGGCTGGTCTATGTCGACCTGCCAGTGGATGACACCGCACGTGCTGGTACATTTGCGCGTGGCCGTTTTGAACTGGGCACTACCGAAGTCATCACCCTGCCGCATAGCGCTGTGCTGCAACGAGATGGCCATAGCTATGTGATGTGTGTTGGTCCAGATTCCAGAATCATTCAAACCAAGATCGGCACCGGTCAGCGAACCGCGACGCACGTAGAAATTACACGCGGTCTTGGCCTCACTGACTCAGTAGTTGCAACCGGTGGAGGATTCCTTGGTGAAGGAGATCTTGTCCAGATTATTGAAAACCAGATCCCCGCCAAACACAGCTCGTCGGTATCCGGTTCTGGCACACAGCCATATGTCGTGATGTAA